ACTGTTCGACAATAAAATAAACCGGCCAAAGCACGGTAGGCAGATAATCCGCCAGCTCAACGCGTAAGATTTTTAAAGCCTTACCAATCTGATTTTCGACGGTTTTGATGGAAATCCCCAACTGATCCGCTATTTCCTGATATTTCAATTCCTCAAAACGACTTAATCTGAATGCTTTCTGACATTGTTCGGGCAAGGTACTAACCGCTTTTTCAATGCGATCTTCAAGCTCGTTGGCGTGAATTACTTCTGTGACTGATTCGTAAGACTGCGCTGAAAAATTCAAGGTATGCTCGCGATGTACTTCCCTGACCGACGCATGTTTGAAACGGTTGAGGCAGTGATTGTGTACGGCGCG
The genomic region above belongs to Dyadobacter pollutisoli and contains:
- a CDS encoding RNA polymerase sigma-70 factor encodes the protein MTENQKTKSVYSSDPEIVGAIRRGDEQAFEQTFRSFYPRLCNYACTLLKDEEESEEVVQTVFLTIWEKREDLEITLSLKSYLYRAVHNHCLNRFKHASVREVHREHTLNFSAQSYESVTEVIHANELEDRIEKAVSTLPEQCQKAFRLSRFEELKYQEIADQLGISIKTVENQIGKALKILRVELADYLPTVLWPVYFIVEQLIRS